A single genomic interval of Stigmatella aurantiaca harbors:
- a CDS encoding Ppx/GppA phosphatase family protein — translation MALATSRPLFAAIDVGTNAARLEMARLGPGGLERVLKEREAIRPGEGVFARGTMSSEAVDRLVDTLRRYAVLCRRHKARVRAVATSALREARNQTKVLRRVLEETGLELEVVSGEEEARLICLGVLHRTPPRERSLLVDIGGGSTEIVLATGERPQGLWSLPLGAVRLSQHFDTAGEVTPAQLRRMREDVDARLRESLPGFVPRLPRVALGSSGSIRAVVEFAAREGGEASASPAQLTRAVEALARMSPRERREHFEERRADIIVAGALLLERVVQHLGVERVLAVKRGLRDGVLADLLSREELAARPGTAPLLRRAAGARGA, via the coding sequence ATGGCTCTTGCGACGTCCCGTCCCCTGTTCGCCGCCATCGACGTTGGTACCAATGCCGCCCGCCTGGAGATGGCCCGCCTGGGGCCCGGGGGCCTGGAGCGGGTCCTCAAGGAGCGGGAAGCCATCCGCCCAGGGGAGGGGGTGTTCGCCCGGGGCACCATGTCGTCCGAGGCCGTGGACCGGCTGGTGGACACCTTGCGGCGCTACGCGGTGCTGTGCCGCCGCCACAAGGCCCGGGTGCGCGCGGTGGCCACCAGCGCCCTGCGCGAGGCCCGCAACCAGACGAAGGTCCTTCGGCGGGTGCTCGAGGAGACCGGCCTGGAGCTGGAGGTGGTGAGCGGCGAGGAGGAGGCCCGGCTCATCTGCCTGGGCGTGCTGCACCGCACGCCGCCCCGGGAGCGCTCGCTGCTGGTGGACATCGGCGGAGGCTCCACCGAAATCGTGCTCGCCACGGGCGAGCGGCCCCAGGGGCTGTGGAGCCTGCCGCTGGGCGCGGTGCGGCTCTCGCAACACTTCGACACCGCCGGCGAGGTGACGCCCGCGCAGCTCCGGCGGATGCGGGAGGACGTCGACGCGCGGCTGCGCGAGTCCCTGCCGGGCTTCGTGCCGCGGCTGCCCCGGGTGGCGCTGGGCTCCTCGGGCTCCATCCGCGCGGTGGTGGAGTTCGCGGCGCGCGAGGGCGGCGAGGCCTCGGCCTCCCCGGCGCAGCTCACCCGGGCCGTGGAGGCGCTGGCGCGGATGTCCCCCCGGGAGCGGCGCGAGCACTTCGAGGAGCGGCGCGCGGACATCATCGTCGCGGGCGCCCTGCTCCTGGAGCGGGTGGTGCAGCACCTGGGCGTGGAGCGCGTCCTCGCCGTGAAGCGGGGCCTGCGCGACGGCGTGCTCGCGGACCTGCTCTCCCGGGAGGAGCTGGCGGCCCGTCCTGGCACCGCCCCCCTGCTCCGCCGGGCCGCGGGGGCCCGCGGGGCCTAG